Proteins encoded in a region of the Rhodococcus sp. SBT000017 genome:
- a CDS encoding AMP-binding protein: MGLNADAVRGPLRRAIATAQNGLEVIRLGGLETEVDPSPFRVMDREPMYRLRRYFPDDVPADSPPVVLIPPMMVSADVYDVTTEQGAAGILHGMGLDPWVVDFGSPDTEEGGWGRTLADHVVAISEVVDKVHEHTGRDVHLGGYSQGGMFCYQAAAYRGGRNLSSLITFGAPVDTLAGLPLGIPAGVATRGAEFLADHVFTRLAVSGWMARTGFQLLDPAKTVRSRLDFLRQLHDREALLPREPQRRFLAMDGWVAWSGPAVAELLKQFVVHNRMMTGGFVIKDRLLTLAELTVPVLAFVGEVDDIGQPLAVRGIQRAAPRAQVFETTLRAGHFGLVVGSTAAAQTWPTTGNWIRWREDLGPKPEAVRVMEREDHSDSDSGVSITNRLIHTAASIAEVGVGVGRGLASAATGAVRGTREISSEAVRTLPRLARLGQMQPHSRVSLGRLIAEQGRKSPNGECFLFDDRVHTYDAVNVRIDNVVRGLISVGVRPASRIGVLMETRPSALAAMAALSRIGAVPVLLQPGSDLTAALRTVDVDTVIADPENAAAAVPVAPNVLVLGGGETRRLDIPSGYEVIDLEGIDPDAVRLPQWYEPDPGRARELAMILFTTTDRGLEPRYITNHRWALSAFGTATTAALGPGDTVYCLAPLHHSAGILVTIGGALAGGSRIALSRGLEPERFSEEVYRYGVTVVSYTWTMMRQILDDGRFPVDSGHPVRLFIGSGMPVGLWRRTLARFSPARVLEFYASTENDVILANVAGSKIGSKGRPLPGSARVALAAYDPITGRLEEDDDGFVRQCRDDEIGLLLGRPSGDGEATSHVMRGVFEPTDAWIPTENLFRRDSDGDYWLVDRKDTVVRSACGPVYTQPIVDAVGDLDQVDSAVVYGVRVTSDRPRSVRVEASATEVAVCAISLQPEAVITARALTDALGVLLPAERPAIVHVVPEIPVGRAYRPTATALKQVGIPTPSARSWYYDSESNSYRRMTKAVVAERFVGREAPAEQSS, encoded by the coding sequence GTGGGACTGAATGCAGACGCCGTACGTGGCCCACTGCGCCGTGCCATCGCCACGGCGCAGAACGGTCTCGAGGTCATCCGTCTCGGTGGTCTCGAGACCGAGGTGGACCCGTCACCGTTTCGGGTGATGGACCGCGAACCGATGTATCGGCTTCGTCGTTATTTTCCCGACGATGTTCCTGCGGACAGTCCTCCGGTGGTGCTGATTCCACCGATGATGGTCTCCGCGGACGTCTACGACGTCACGACCGAGCAAGGCGCGGCCGGAATTCTGCACGGCATGGGTCTGGATCCGTGGGTTGTCGATTTCGGTTCGCCGGATACCGAAGAAGGCGGTTGGGGCCGTACGCTCGCCGATCATGTCGTGGCGATCAGCGAGGTCGTCGACAAGGTGCACGAGCACACCGGTCGCGACGTCCACTTGGGTGGCTACTCCCAGGGCGGAATGTTCTGCTACCAAGCGGCTGCCTACCGAGGCGGCCGAAATCTGTCCAGCCTCATCACGTTCGGGGCTCCGGTCGACACGCTCGCCGGTTTGCCTCTCGGGATCCCGGCCGGAGTAGCCACGCGGGGTGCCGAGTTCCTGGCCGACCACGTGTTCACCCGGCTTGCGGTGTCGGGGTGGATGGCGCGGACAGGATTCCAGTTGCTCGACCCGGCGAAGACCGTGCGGTCGCGCTTGGATTTCCTGAGGCAGTTGCACGACCGCGAGGCGCTGTTGCCACGCGAGCCGCAGCGACGCTTTTTGGCGATGGACGGGTGGGTGGCCTGGTCCGGCCCGGCCGTGGCGGAGTTGCTGAAGCAGTTCGTCGTGCACAACCGCATGATGACCGGTGGGTTCGTTATCAAGGACAGACTGTTGACGCTGGCCGAACTCACGGTGCCGGTGTTGGCATTCGTCGGCGAGGTGGACGACATCGGTCAACCGTTGGCCGTGCGCGGTATCCAGCGCGCTGCCCCGCGTGCGCAGGTCTTCGAAACGACCTTGCGCGCAGGCCATTTCGGCTTGGTTGTCGGCAGTACCGCGGCTGCGCAGACCTGGCCGACAACGGGCAACTGGATTCGGTGGCGTGAGGATCTCGGACCCAAGCCGGAGGCGGTTCGCGTGATGGAGCGCGAGGACCACAGCGATTCCGACAGCGGTGTGTCGATCACCAATCGACTGATCCACACTGCAGCCTCCATTGCCGAGGTGGGCGTCGGTGTCGGCCGTGGGCTGGCATCGGCGGCGACCGGCGCGGTGCGCGGTACCCGCGAAATCTCGTCCGAGGCCGTGCGTACTTTGCCGAGGCTCGCCCGCCTCGGGCAGATGCAGCCGCACAGTCGAGTCTCGTTGGGCCGCTTGATCGCCGAACAGGGCCGTAAATCTCCGAACGGTGAGTGCTTCCTGTTCGACGACCGAGTGCACACCTACGACGCGGTCAACGTCCGCATCGACAACGTGGTGCGCGGTCTGATCAGCGTCGGGGTGCGACCTGCCTCGCGCATCGGTGTGCTGATGGAGACTCGTCCCAGCGCGTTGGCCGCGATGGCGGCGCTCTCGCGGATCGGGGCAGTACCTGTTCTGCTGCAGCCGGGCAGCGACCTGACCGCAGCCCTGCGAACCGTCGACGTCGACACGGTGATCGCCGATCCGGAGAATGCTGCCGCGGCGGTCCCGGTGGCACCGAACGTCCTGGTACTCGGCGGCGGAGAGACTCGGCGACTCGACATCCCGTCCGGCTACGAGGTCATCGATCTCGAGGGCATCGATCCCGACGCGGTGCGTTTGCCTCAGTGGTACGAGCCCGATCCGGGTCGTGCCCGCGAACTGGCGATGATCCTGTTCACGACGACCGATCGCGGTCTCGAACCGCGATACATCACCAATCATCGTTGGGCTCTGTCGGCCTTCGGTACTGCGACCACAGCCGCTCTCGGACCCGGCGATACTGTCTATTGCCTTGCCCCGCTGCATCATTCGGCCGGTATTCTCGTCACGATCGGTGGTGCGCTCGCGGGCGGGTCACGCATCGCGCTCTCCCGTGGTCTCGAACCCGAGCGGTTCAGCGAAGAGGTGTACCGCTACGGCGTCACCGTCGTGAGCTACACGTGGACGATGATGCGGCAGATCCTCGACGACGGTCGGTTCCCGGTCGACTCCGGTCACCCGGTGCGGCTGTTCATCGGCTCCGGCATGCCGGTGGGGCTGTGGCGTCGCACGCTGGCGCGGTTCAGCCCGGCTCGGGTGCTCGAGTTCTACGCATCCACCGAGAACGACGTGATTCTGGCCAACGTGGCCGGCTCGAAGATCGGCTCCAAGGGCCGTCCGTTGCCCGGCAGTGCACGGGTTGCGCTGGCGGCCTACGATCCGATCACCGGCCGCCTCGAAGAGGACGACGACGGCTTCGTCCGACAGTGCCGCGACGACGAGATCGGGCTGCTCCTCGGTCGACCGAGCGGAGACGGCGAAGCGACCAGTCACGTCATGCGCGGAGTCTTCGAGCCCACGGACGCCTGGATCCCCACCGAGAACCTGTTCCGTCGCGATTCCGACGGCGACTACTGGCTCGTCGACCGCAAGGACACCGTGGTGCGTTCGGCGTGCGGTCCGGTGTACACCCAGCCGATCGTCGACGCGGTAGGTGACCTGGATCAGGTCGATTCGGCTGTGGTCTACGGAGTGCGGGTGACGTCCGATCGGCCGCGATCGGTGCGCGTCGAGGCGTCGGCCACCGAGGTGGCCGTCTGCGCCATCTCGCTGCAACCGGAGGCGGTGATCACCGCTCGTGCATTGACCGACGCGCTCGGAGTATTGCTTCCGGCCGAGCGTCCGGCGATCGTGCACGTGGTGCCCGAGATTCCGGTGGGACGCGCGTACCGACCGACCGCGACGGCGTTGAAGCAGGTCGGCATTCCGACGCCGAGTGCGCGTTCGTGGTACTACGACTCCGAGTCGAACAGCTACCGCCGAATGACGAAAGCGGTTGTGGCCGAACGGTTCGTCGGACGTGAGGCTCCCGCCGAACAATCGTCGTAG
- a CDS encoding ABC transporter permease: MNARIYAAGTGRILRQLRADHRSVAMVLLVPSLLMVLLYYLYRDVPTPPNQQSLFDRIAITMLGILPFVVMFLITSISMQRERTSGTLERLLTTPMSKLDLLASYGSAFSLAAIAQALLACTVAFGFLGLDIEGSVGWVLVIAVLGAMLGVAIGLLCSAFARTEFQAVQFMPVVVIPQLFLCGLLVPRDQMPNWLSTISNVLPLSYLVDALQEISQYAGVTGRMWTDIAVVTAFTVAALTGAAATLRRRTQ; this comes from the coding sequence GTGAACGCGCGGATCTACGCAGCCGGCACGGGCCGCATCCTGCGACAGCTCAGAGCCGACCATCGATCGGTCGCCATGGTTCTGCTCGTTCCGTCCCTGCTGATGGTGTTGCTGTACTACCTGTACCGAGACGTGCCGACCCCGCCGAATCAGCAGTCGTTGTTCGATCGGATCGCCATCACGATGCTCGGCATCCTGCCGTTCGTCGTCATGTTCCTGATCACGTCGATCTCGATGCAGCGTGAACGCACCTCGGGAACGCTCGAACGCCTGCTGACCACACCGATGTCCAAACTGGACCTGCTCGCGAGCTACGGGTCCGCCTTCTCGCTCGCCGCCATTGCACAGGCGCTGCTCGCGTGCACCGTCGCGTTCGGATTTCTCGGGCTCGACATCGAGGGCTCGGTCGGTTGGGTTCTGGTGATCGCAGTCCTGGGAGCGATGCTCGGCGTCGCCATCGGACTACTGTGCAGCGCATTCGCTCGCACCGAATTTCAAGCCGTTCAGTTCATGCCGGTCGTCGTGATTCCACAGCTGTTTCTGTGCGGACTCCTGGTGCCGCGTGACCAGATGCCGAATTGGCTGAGCACGATCAGCAATGTTCTGCCGCTGAGCTACCTGGTCGATGCGCTCCAGGAGATATCCCAGTACGCCGGAGTCACCGGGCGCATGTGGACCGACATCGCCGTGGTCACGGCGTTCACCGTTGCCGCACTGACCGGAGCCGCCGCCACATTGCGTCGACGAACCCAGTAG
- a CDS encoding DNA-3-methyladenine glycosylase yields the protein MNVADLEIGEPDDAARRILGGTVTVGDVSVRIVEVEAYGGPLDGPWPDPAAHSFRGPTARNEVMFGPAGRLYVYLSYGMHLCVNVSCGPDGTAAAVLLRAGEVVAGHDVVESRRTGRGRSARVEAGWARGPGNLGRAVGVSLADNGTDVFDASSAITLELLERPLHDKAVASGPRVGVSAAADRPWRFWVLGSPAVSSYKRSPRAAAPGASEA from the coding sequence ATGAATGTCGCTGACTTGGAGATCGGGGAGCCCGACGACGCAGCCCGACGCATCCTCGGTGGAACCGTCACCGTGGGCGACGTGTCCGTGCGCATTGTGGAAGTCGAGGCCTACGGTGGGCCGCTCGACGGTCCGTGGCCCGATCCGGCCGCGCATTCCTTCCGGGGGCCGACTGCTCGCAACGAGGTGATGTTCGGTCCTGCAGGGCGTCTCTACGTCTACCTGAGTTACGGAATGCACCTCTGTGTGAACGTGAGCTGTGGCCCGGACGGAACGGCCGCTGCCGTGTTGCTTCGAGCGGGGGAAGTGGTGGCGGGCCACGACGTCGTCGAGAGCAGGCGCACCGGCCGCGGTCGATCGGCACGGGTCGAGGCAGGTTGGGCCCGCGGGCCGGGCAATCTCGGTCGAGCCGTGGGCGTCTCGCTGGCAGACAACGGAACGGACGTGTTCGACGCGTCGTCGGCCATCACCCTCGAACTTCTCGAGCGCCCGCTCCACGACAAGGCAGTCGCGTCGGGGCCACGGGTAGGGGTGAGTGCGGCGGCCGATCGTCCGTGGCGCTTCTGGGTGCTCGGGTCGCCGGCGGTATCGAGCTACAAACGCAGTCCCCGCGCCGCCGCTCCCGGTGCCTCGGAGGCCTGA
- the argH gene encoding argininosuccinate lyase yields the protein MTNPETSHGTNEGSLWGGRFASGPAAAMAALSKSTHFDWVLAPYDIRASMAHARVLNGAGLLTPQDLETMLDGLQRLADDVASGEFVAAESDEDVHGALERGLIDRVGPETGGRLRAGRSRNDQVATLFRMWLRDAVRRVSVGVLDVVDALATQAAAHPTAVMPGKTHSQAAQPVLLAHHLLAHTHPLLRDVQRFADFDTRAAVSPYGSGALAGSSLGLSPEKIAAELGFDSSAENSIDATSSRDFAAEAAFVLAMTAVDLSRFAEEVISWSTPEYGYVTLADAWSTGSSIMPQKKNPDVAELTRGKTGRLIGNLTGLLATLKAQPLAYNRDLQEDKEPVFDSVAQLELLLPALTGLTATLEFHTERMAELAPAGFTLATDIAEWMVRQGIAFRVAHEAAGACVRAAEARGVGLADLTDDELAAIDPSLTPAVREVLTVEGSISSRDARGGTAAVQVAHQLGGVRATASTLRTWAEEPVLRH from the coding sequence GTGACGAATCCGGAGACCTCGCACGGAACCAACGAAGGTTCGCTCTGGGGCGGCAGATTCGCATCCGGGCCGGCCGCCGCTATGGCAGCGCTGAGCAAGTCGACGCACTTCGACTGGGTTCTCGCGCCCTATGACATCCGCGCATCCATGGCGCATGCTCGTGTGCTCAACGGTGCCGGACTGCTCACCCCGCAGGACCTCGAGACCATGCTCGACGGTTTGCAGCGCCTCGCCGACGATGTCGCCTCGGGCGAGTTCGTCGCAGCCGAATCCGACGAGGACGTGCACGGCGCTCTCGAACGCGGTCTGATCGATCGCGTCGGACCCGAGACCGGTGGTCGGCTGCGTGCGGGCCGGTCACGAAACGACCAGGTGGCCACGCTGTTCCGCATGTGGCTGCGCGACGCCGTCCGCCGGGTGTCGGTCGGCGTTCTCGATGTGGTCGACGCGTTGGCCACCCAGGCAGCGGCGCATCCGACGGCCGTCATGCCGGGCAAGACGCATTCGCAGGCGGCGCAGCCGGTTTTGCTGGCGCATCATCTGCTCGCGCACACCCATCCGCTGCTGCGTGATGTGCAACGCTTCGCGGATTTCGACACGCGAGCAGCGGTGTCGCCGTACGGTTCCGGTGCTCTCGCCGGTTCGTCACTGGGTCTGAGTCCGGAGAAGATCGCAGCGGAGCTCGGGTTCGACTCGTCCGCCGAGAACTCGATCGATGCCACGTCCTCGCGCGACTTCGCGGCCGAGGCGGCGTTCGTGTTGGCGATGACGGCGGTCGATCTGTCTCGGTTCGCCGAGGAGGTCATCTCGTGGAGCACTCCCGAGTACGGCTACGTGACCCTCGCCGATGCATGGTCGACGGGCAGCTCGATCATGCCGCAGAAGAAGAACCCGGACGTCGCGGAGTTGACCCGCGGAAAGACCGGCCGATTGATCGGCAATCTGACCGGCCTGCTGGCCACGCTGAAGGCGCAACCGTTGGCCTACAACCGTGATCTCCAGGAAGACAAGGAGCCGGTGTTCGATTCGGTGGCGCAGCTCGAGTTGTTGCTCCCGGCGCTCACCGGGTTGACGGCGACGCTGGAGTTCCACACCGAACGGATGGCCGAGCTGGCACCGGCCGGGTTCACTCTTGCCACCGATATCGCCGAGTGGATGGTTCGGCAGGGGATTGCGTTCCGCGTTGCTCACGAGGCTGCGGGTGCCTGTGTCCGGGCGGCTGAGGCGCGAGGCGTCGGGCTGGCGGATCTGACCGACGACGAGCTCGCCGCGATCGATCCGTCCCTCACCCCGGCCGTTCGTGAGGTGCTCACGGTGGAGGGCTCGATCTCGTCGCGTGACGCTCGCGGTGGCACCGCCGCGGTGCAGGTGGCGCATCAGCTCGGGGGCGTGCGAGCCACGGCGTCGACGCTGCGTACGTGGGCCGAGGAACCGGTGTTGCGGCACTGA
- a CDS encoding ABC transporter ATP-binding protein, whose amino-acid sequence MAFTGEHAVEITGLTVRRGKRTVLRSLSLTIPRGAITGLLGPSGCGKTTLMRAIVGTQIVSSGTVTVLGSPAGSPPLRRTVGYVTQAPSVYRDLTVRENVQYFASLYGRRRADVASAIDSVGLADHASSRAGELSGGQLGRVSLASALVAEPELIVLDEPTVGLDPVLRSELWSRFADIAASGTTVLVSSHVMEEAEHCSRLVLMRDGTVLAQSSPDALLARTNETTLDRAFLSLIRSTEQAS is encoded by the coding sequence ATGGCGTTCACCGGCGAACATGCCGTCGAGATCACGGGGCTGACGGTTCGCCGCGGTAAGCGAACGGTGCTGCGCAGCCTGTCCCTGACGATCCCTCGTGGTGCCATCACCGGGCTTCTCGGTCCCTCGGGCTGCGGCAAGACGACTCTGATGCGTGCGATCGTCGGCACTCAGATCGTGAGCAGTGGAACCGTGACAGTTCTCGGATCGCCGGCCGGCTCGCCGCCGTTGCGCCGCACAGTCGGCTACGTGACCCAGGCACCGAGCGTCTACCGAGATCTCACCGTTCGCGAGAACGTGCAGTACTTCGCGTCGCTGTACGGTCGCCGGCGTGCGGACGTCGCTTCCGCCATCGACTCGGTCGGACTGGCCGACCACGCGTCGTCGCGGGCGGGCGAACTCTCGGGTGGTCAGCTGGGGAGGGTCTCCCTGGCCAGCGCGCTGGTTGCCGAACCCGAGCTGATCGTCCTCGACGAACCGACGGTCGGCTTGGATCCCGTGCTGCGCTCGGAGCTGTGGTCGCGTTTCGCCGATATCGCGGCAAGCGGTACAACGGTGCTGGTCTCGAGCCATGTGATGGAGGAAGCGGAGCACTGCAGCCGTCTCGTTCTGATGCGCGACGGCACCGTGCTCGCCCAATCGAGCCCGGACGCGCTACTCGCGCGCACGAACGAAACGACCCTCGATCGCGCATTCCTGTCCCTCATCAGATCTACGGAGCAGGCATCGTGA
- a CDS encoding HAD-IIA family hydrolase, whose product MTLLRDAHDVLLLDLDGTVYAGKDPIPGAVEALSGGSEKQYFVTNNASRAPADVAEHLRSLGFDTSAEFVVTSSEAGARVLAGRLDPGSRVLVVGTDALANEITKVGLVPVRSADDDPVAVVQGHSVDTGWKMLAEAVLAIRAGALWVATNIDATLPTERGLVLGNGSMVAAVRNATDIEPIVAGKPAAPIMHDAIERSGARSALVVGDRLDTDIAGANEIGLPSLLVLTGVSTAAELLRAPRHLRPTHIGPDLGVLNRDEIASSVGSKTGWTVGIENEVLSVRYSGDGTPDAFEGALATLHVAWSGSAFSDVRFEGDRLGDLRSLLGC is encoded by the coding sequence GTGACGCTGCTGCGCGACGCGCACGACGTGCTACTGCTCGACCTCGACGGCACCGTCTATGCAGGCAAGGACCCCATTCCCGGTGCAGTCGAAGCACTGTCGGGTGGTTCGGAGAAGCAGTACTTCGTCACGAACAACGCCAGTCGCGCCCCCGCGGACGTTGCCGAACATCTGCGCAGTCTCGGCTTCGATACCTCTGCAGAGTTCGTCGTCACCAGTTCCGAGGCCGGTGCCCGTGTGCTCGCGGGCAGGCTGGACCCGGGTTCCCGAGTGCTCGTCGTCGGCACCGACGCATTGGCGAACGAGATCACCAAGGTCGGTCTGGTGCCGGTCAGATCTGCCGACGACGATCCGGTTGCGGTGGTGCAGGGTCACTCGGTCGATACAGGCTGGAAGATGCTTGCCGAGGCCGTCCTCGCCATCCGTGCGGGTGCGCTGTGGGTGGCTACGAACATCGATGCCACCTTGCCGACCGAGCGAGGACTCGTGCTGGGGAACGGCTCGATGGTCGCGGCGGTTCGCAACGCCACCGATATCGAGCCCATCGTGGCCGGCAAGCCGGCCGCCCCGATCATGCACGACGCCATCGAGCGCAGCGGAGCACGTTCGGCCCTGGTTGTCGGAGACCGGCTAGACACCGACATCGCCGGAGCGAACGAAATCGGCTTGCCGTCGTTGCTGGTGTTGACCGGAGTAAGTACTGCTGCCGAGCTGCTGCGTGCTCCTCGGCATCTGCGGCCCACTCACATCGGCCCCGATCTCGGAGTCCTGAACAGGGACGAGATCGCGTCGAGCGTCGGTAGCAAGACCGGTTGGACGGTCGGCATCGAGAACGAGGTGCTGTCGGTGCGGTACAGCGGGGACGGTACGCCGGATGCGTTCGAGGGTGCGCTCGCCACACTGCACGTCGCCTGGTCCGGTTCGGCCTTCTCGGACGTCCGCTTCGAGGGGGATCGACTCGGCGATCTGCGTTCGCTGCTCGGGTGCTGA
- a CDS encoding TlyA family RNA methyltransferase: MARRARVDAELVRRGLARSREHASELIEAGRVKIAGTVASKPATAVEPGTPLLVAEEDNEVSWASRGAHKLLGALDAFEPLGLTLEHARCLDAGASTGGFTDVLLSRGVREVVAVDVGYGQLVWRLQSDDRVHVVDRTNVRSIDAETIGGPVDVIVADLSFISLKLVLPAFVACSKPGTNMVLMVKPQFEVGKDRVGAGGVVRDPALRAEAVEDVANAAVSLNLTVQAVAASPLPGPSGNVEYFLWLRAGAGEDSPSADITELVRLAIEEGPQ, translated from the coding sequence GTGGCTCGTCGCGCACGTGTCGACGCCGAGCTGGTGCGTCGTGGACTCGCTCGATCACGGGAGCACGCTTCGGAGTTGATCGAAGCAGGCCGGGTGAAGATTGCCGGGACCGTTGCCTCGAAACCCGCGACCGCGGTGGAGCCGGGCACCCCGCTGCTGGTGGCAGAAGAAGACAACGAGGTCTCGTGGGCATCCCGCGGCGCCCACAAGTTGCTCGGCGCTCTCGACGCTTTCGAGCCGCTCGGCTTGACCCTCGAGCACGCTCGTTGCCTGGACGCCGGTGCATCCACCGGTGGGTTCACCGACGTTCTTCTCAGTCGAGGCGTGCGTGAGGTGGTTGCCGTGGACGTCGGATACGGGCAGCTGGTGTGGCGCCTGCAATCCGACGACCGTGTCCACGTAGTCGACCGCACGAACGTTCGGTCGATCGACGCCGAGACGATCGGTGGACCGGTGGACGTGATCGTCGCAGATCTGTCGTTCATCTCGTTGAAGCTCGTTCTTCCCGCATTCGTTGCTTGCTCGAAGCCGGGCACCAACATGGTGTTGATGGTCAAGCCACAGTTCGAGGTCGGCAAGGATCGCGTGGGTGCCGGTGGTGTGGTGCGGGATCCTGCGCTGCGAGCCGAGGCCGTCGAGGATGTGGCCAACGCGGCCGTCAGCTTGAATCTCACTGTCCAGGCCGTTGCAGCAAGCCCACTGCCGGGGCCGTCGGGCAATGTCGAGTACTTTTTGTGGCTGAGGGCAGGTGCAGGCGAGGACTCGCCGAGCGCCGACATCACGGAACTCGTCCGGCTCGCGATCGAGGAAGGACCACAGTGA
- a CDS encoding Trm112 family protein — MAIDSTLLSILACPVDKGPLLLIEGELLYNPRLRRAYPIENGIPVLLADDARDVDDAEHESILSRATS; from the coding sequence GTGGCAATCGATTCGACACTGCTTTCCATTCTCGCGTGCCCAGTGGACAAGGGCCCGCTGCTGTTGATCGAAGGGGAATTGCTCTACAACCCGCGTCTGCGGCGTGCGTATCCCATCGAGAACGGAATCCCGGTGTTGCTCGCCGACGACGCCCGCGATGTCGACGACGCCGAGCACGAGTCGATTCTGTCGCGCGCCACGTCCTAG
- the tyrS gene encoding tyrosine--tRNA ligase, with protein MSENIIDEMTWRGLIAQSTDVDALKKATSEGPITLYSGFDPTGPSLHAGHLVPLLALKRFQRAGHRPIILAGGATGLIGDPRDVGERTMNSREVVTEWASRIRGQLERFVDMDESPTGAVVVNNLSWTGELSAIDFLRDIGKHFSINVMLARETVKNRLESDGMSYTEFSYMLLQANDYVQLRRQYGCSLQIGGSDQWGNIIAGVELNRRQDAESVHAMTVPLVTSADGKKFGKSTGGGSLWLDPEMTSPYAWYQYFVNTGDADVVKYLRWFTFLSKDELAELESATTERPHAREAQKRLAAEMTTLVHGEAATRSVELASQALFGRAELTELDEKTLAAALQEASVADIEAGAPNTIVDLLVATGLSESKGAARRAVKEGGASVNNVKISDEEWTPGADDLLHGRWLVVRRGKRNFAGARIAG; from the coding sequence GTGAGTGAGAACATCATCGACGAAATGACCTGGCGTGGACTGATCGCGCAGTCCACCGATGTGGACGCGCTGAAGAAGGCCACATCCGAGGGCCCGATCACGCTGTACTCCGGTTTCGATCCGACAGGTCCCTCGCTGCATGCAGGGCACCTCGTGCCGTTGCTGGCACTCAAACGTTTTCAGCGGGCAGGCCACCGCCCGATCATTCTCGCCGGCGGTGCGACAGGACTCATCGGTGACCCTCGCGACGTGGGGGAGCGGACCATGAATTCCCGCGAGGTCGTCACCGAGTGGGCGTCGCGCATCCGTGGCCAGCTCGAGCGATTCGTCGATATGGACGAGAGCCCGACGGGCGCAGTGGTGGTGAACAATCTGTCCTGGACGGGGGAGCTGTCCGCGATCGATTTTCTTCGGGACATCGGTAAACACTTCTCGATCAACGTGATGCTTGCTCGCGAGACGGTGAAGAACCGGCTCGAAAGCGACGGAATGTCGTACACCGAGTTCAGCTACATGCTGCTGCAGGCGAACGACTACGTGCAGCTTCGCCGGCAATACGGCTGCAGCCTCCAGATCGGTGGCTCCGATCAGTGGGGAAACATCATCGCCGGGGTGGAACTGAACCGGCGCCAGGACGCAGAGTCGGTCCACGCCATGACGGTTCCCCTGGTCACGTCCGCCGATGGTAAGAAGTTCGGTAAATCCACCGGAGGCGGCAGTCTGTGGCTCGATCCGGAGATGACGAGCCCGTACGCCTGGTACCAGTACTTCGTGAATACCGGTGACGCGGACGTGGTGAAGTACCTGCGCTGGTTCACCTTCCTGTCCAAGGACGAGTTGGCAGAACTCGAGTCGGCGACCACTGAGCGTCCGCATGCGCGCGAAGCGCAGAAGCGCCTGGCCGCCGAGATGACGACGCTCGTCCACGGTGAAGCGGCGACGCGATCGGTCGAACTCGCCAGCCAGGCACTGTTCGGCCGGGCCGAACTAACGGAACTCGACGAGAAGACGCTCGCCGCAGCGCTGCAGGAAGCGTCCGTCGCGGACATCGAAGCCGGTGCACCGAACACCATCGTCGATCTGCTCGTCGCGACGGGGTTGAGTGAGAGCAAGGGCGCTGCCCGACGCGCGGTCAAGGAGGGCGGCGCGTCGGTCAACAACGTCAAGATTTCGGACGAAGAGTGGACGCCCGGTGCGGACGATCTCCTGCACGGCCGGTGGTTGGTGGTCCGACGCGGAAAGCGGAACTTCGCGGGTGCCCGAATCGCCGGCTGA